From Streptomonospora salina, the proteins below share one genomic window:
- a CDS encoding glycoside hydrolase family 9 protein, which produces MSPSSSRSRFAAGAVTAASALALSMLAGAPTAHAAELVTNGGFDNGTTGWWNTENAPADAADGRLCADVEGGTTDAWEAIVGQDDIALTSGESYEFTFTASASTDTTVRALIQEPEEPYTAFLTENPTLTSEDQTFTHTFTADSTLEDAQLVFQLGGEAEAWTLCLDDVSLQDGAEPPVYEPDTGPAVKVNQVGYLPDGPKNATVVTDAASAQPWTLADAAGEEVAQGQTSPQGTEQSSGEDVHTVDFSDYTGEGTGYTLTVGDSTSHPFDISGSAYKNLRTDALQLYYAQRSGIEIDDSLMPGYGRDAGHVGTEPNQGDLSVPCDPDYPCDYELDVSGGWYDAGDHGKYVVNGGISAAQVMSVWERTTYADSASPDKLGDGSLSIPEQGNDVPDVLDEARWEMEFLMSMQVPEGQERAGMAHHKMHDEEWTGLPLMPADDPQPRYLQPPSTAATLNLAATGAQCARVFESYDADFAAQCLETAEKAWQAAQDNPDVIAPSDNGVGGGAYGDDDVSDEFYWAAAELFVTTGEQNYEDAVTGHDLHTEDVFTAGGLSWGAVAPLGRMNLALVPNDLGDRDRVVDSVVAGADQYLDTLDDHAFGLPYAPPDNVFVWGSNSQVLNNMVVMAAAHDLTGDGAYRDGVLEGMDYILGRNALGQSYVTGYGEQSSQNQHSRWYADQLDADLPNPPDGTVSGGPNSQTSSWDPVAEDNLEGCAPQFCYIDDIESWATNELTVNWNAPLAIVSSFVADQTGDGEPPAEDETAPTAPGQPEVSAVTASQAELTWESSTDEGGSGVDAYDVYQGSGDSAEKVGQASGTSFTLTGLEPETEYTVQVVARDGAGNESDPGPSAAFTTEADDTGGGGDAACEVDYSTSGWNGGFTASVTVTNTGDTEIDDWELAFEFGADQEISHGWNAEWAQDGSSVTASGLSWNSGIAPGSSVDAGFNADAPGSNPAPEEFTVNGETCA; this is translated from the coding sequence ATGAGCCCATCCTCGTCCCGCAGCAGATTCGCCGCGGGAGCGGTCACCGCCGCCTCCGCACTCGCCCTGTCCATGCTGGCCGGCGCGCCCACCGCCCACGCCGCCGAACTCGTCACCAACGGCGGCTTCGACAACGGCACCACCGGCTGGTGGAACACCGAGAACGCCCCCGCCGACGCCGCCGACGGCCGACTGTGCGCCGACGTCGAAGGCGGCACCACCGACGCCTGGGAAGCGATCGTCGGCCAGGACGACATCGCCCTCACCTCGGGCGAGTCCTACGAGTTCACCTTCACCGCGAGCGCGAGCACCGACACCACGGTCCGCGCGCTGATCCAGGAGCCCGAAGAGCCCTACACGGCGTTCTTGACCGAGAACCCCACTCTGACCTCTGAAGACCAGACCTTCACCCACACCTTCACCGCCGACTCCACACTGGAGGACGCCCAGCTCGTCTTCCAGCTCGGCGGCGAGGCCGAGGCCTGGACGCTGTGCCTGGACGACGTCTCGCTGCAGGACGGCGCCGAACCGCCCGTCTACGAGCCCGACACCGGCCCTGCGGTCAAGGTGAACCAGGTCGGCTACCTGCCCGACGGCCCCAAGAACGCCACGGTGGTCACCGACGCCGCGTCGGCCCAGCCCTGGACGCTCGCCGACGCCGCCGGCGAGGAGGTCGCCCAGGGCCAGACGTCGCCCCAGGGCACCGAGCAGAGCTCGGGCGAGGACGTCCACACCGTCGACTTCAGCGACTACACCGGCGAGGGCACCGGGTACACGCTCACCGTCGGCGACTCCACCAGCCACCCGTTCGACATCTCCGGCAGCGCCTACAAGAACCTGCGCACCGACGCGCTGCAGCTGTACTACGCCCAGCGCAGCGGCATCGAGATCGACGACTCCCTGATGCCCGGCTACGGCCGCGACGCCGGCCACGTCGGCACCGAGCCCAACCAGGGCGACCTCAGCGTGCCGTGCGACCCCGACTACCCCTGCGACTACGAGCTGGACGTGTCCGGCGGCTGGTACGACGCCGGCGACCACGGCAAGTACGTCGTCAACGGCGGTATCTCCGCCGCCCAGGTCATGAGCGTCTGGGAACGCACCACCTACGCCGACTCCGCCAGCCCCGACAAGCTCGGCGACGGTTCGCTGTCGATCCCCGAGCAGGGCAACGACGTCCCCGACGTGCTCGACGAAGCGCGTTGGGAGATGGAGTTCCTGATGAGCATGCAGGTGCCCGAGGGCCAGGAGCGCGCGGGCATGGCGCACCACAAGATGCACGACGAGGAGTGGACCGGCCTTCCGCTGATGCCGGCCGACGACCCGCAGCCGCGCTACCTGCAGCCGCCCTCCACCGCGGCCACGCTCAACCTCGCCGCCACCGGCGCCCAGTGCGCCCGCGTGTTCGAGTCCTACGACGCCGACTTCGCCGCCCAGTGCCTGGAGACCGCCGAGAAGGCGTGGCAGGCCGCCCAGGACAACCCCGACGTCATCGCCCCCTCCGACAACGGCGTGGGCGGCGGCGCCTACGGCGACGACGACGTCTCCGACGAGTTCTACTGGGCCGCGGCCGAACTGTTCGTCACCACCGGCGAGCAGAACTACGAAGACGCGGTGACCGGTCACGACCTGCACACCGAGGACGTCTTCACCGCCGGCGGCCTCTCCTGGGGCGCGGTGGCGCCGCTGGGCCGTATGAACCTGGCCCTGGTGCCCAACGACCTCGGCGACCGCGACCGCGTCGTCGACTCGGTGGTGGCCGGCGCCGACCAGTACCTGGACACCCTCGACGACCACGCCTTCGGGCTGCCCTACGCTCCCCCGGACAACGTGTTCGTGTGGGGCTCCAACAGCCAGGTGCTCAACAACATGGTCGTCATGGCCGCCGCCCACGACCTGACCGGCGACGGCGCCTACCGCGACGGCGTTCTGGAAGGCATGGACTACATCCTGGGCCGCAACGCCCTGGGCCAGTCCTACGTCACCGGATACGGCGAGCAGTCCTCCCAGAACCAGCACAGCCGCTGGTACGCCGACCAGCTCGACGCCGATCTGCCCAACCCGCCCGACGGCACCGTCTCGGGCGGCCCCAACTCCCAGACCAGCAGTTGGGACCCGGTCGCGGAGGACAACCTGGAGGGCTGCGCTCCCCAGTTCTGCTACATCGACGACATCGAGTCGTGGGCGACCAACGAACTCACCGTCAACTGGAACGCACCGCTGGCGATCGTGTCCTCGTTCGTCGCCGACCAGACCGGTGACGGCGAACCGCCGGCCGAGGACGAGACCGCTCCCACGGCACCGGGCCAGCCCGAGGTCTCGGCGGTCACCGCTTCTCAGGCCGAGCTGACCTGGGAGTCCTCCACCGACGAGGGCGGCAGCGGCGTCGACGCCTACGACGTCTACCAGGGCTCCGGCGACTCCGCCGAGAAGGTCGGCCAGGCCAGTGGCACCTCGTTCACCCTGACCGGGCTGGAGCCCGAGACCGAGTACACCGTCCAGGTCGTCGCCCGCGACGGTGCCGGAAACGAGTCCGACCCCGGCCCGAGCGCCGCGTTCACCACCGAGGCGGATGACACCGGCGGCGGTGGCGACGCCGCCTGCGAGGTCGACTACAGCACCAGCGGCTGGAACGGCGGGTTCACCGCCTCGGTGACCGTCACCAACACCGGCGACACCGAGATCGACGATTGGGAACTGGCCTTCGAGTTCGGTGCGGACCAGGAGATCAGCCACGGCTGGAACGCCGAGTGGGCCCAGGACGGCAGCTCCGTGACGGCCTCGGGCCTGTCGTGGAACTCCGGTATCGCTCCGGGGTCCTCGGTCGACGCCGGGTTCAACGCCGACGCCCCGGGCTCCAACCCCGCCCCGGAGGAGTTCACCGTCAACGGCGAGACCTGCGCCTGA
- a CDS encoding DUF2207 domain-containing protein encodes MESTTTGTRTGGPAGTPSAVRAAAASLAAAALAGMWTVPPAAAGTGDTAETERAITDFAADVTVAEDGAVRVREELTYRLGEGAGGPVERWVPHSGAIDGQERSFGLTDLVVADAAGVGPVETESGDGADVARIGSDRDIELTGEKTFVFTYTYETLLTEGPEGRPRLFQDIVGSGWEIPVESARARVHTPGTVDSADCYAGEPSSTASCRRADSQGGDASFASGRIDPGQAFSIDLGLGAGAVDVPAPAPAPQEAGGGGSGDSEAGSDALRERVMLIVLIVGPAVFALLAVSSYRTRGSGGGRGVGGVGGGAAGGGAGGGGAGGGGGGGGGAGGGGGGGGGG; translated from the coding sequence ATGGAGTCGACGACGACGGGAACGCGAACCGGAGGGCCGGCGGGGACGCCAAGCGCCGTCCGCGCGGCGGCCGCGAGTCTGGCGGCGGCCGCGCTGGCCGGGATGTGGACGGTACCGCCGGCGGCGGCCGGCACCGGAGACACGGCGGAGACCGAGCGGGCGATCACCGACTTCGCCGCGGACGTGACCGTAGCCGAAGACGGCGCGGTCCGGGTGCGCGAGGAGCTGACGTACCGCCTGGGAGAGGGGGCGGGCGGCCCGGTGGAGCGGTGGGTGCCCCACAGCGGCGCGATCGACGGCCAGGAGCGGTCCTTCGGGCTCACGGACCTGGTGGTCGCCGACGCCGCGGGCGTCGGTCCCGTCGAGACCGAAAGCGGCGACGGCGCGGACGTGGCCCGGATCGGTTCGGACCGCGACATCGAACTGACGGGCGAGAAGACGTTCGTGTTCACCTACACCTACGAGACGCTGCTGACCGAGGGGCCCGAGGGCCGTCCCCGGCTGTTCCAGGACATCGTCGGCAGCGGATGGGAGATCCCCGTGGAGTCGGCGCGGGCCCGGGTGCACACCCCCGGGACGGTCGACAGCGCCGATTGCTACGCCGGCGAGCCCTCGTCGACGGCGTCCTGCCGGAGAGCCGACTCGCAGGGCGGCGACGCGTCGTTCGCCAGCGGCCGGATCGATCCCGGACAGGCCTTCAGCATCGACCTCGGACTCGGCGCGGGGGCGGTGGACGTTCCCGCTCCCGCGCCCGCTCCCCAGGAGGCCGGAGGCGGCGGCAGCGGCGACTCGGAGGCGGGGTCCGACGCCCTTCGCGAACGCGTGATGCTGATTGTGCTCATCGTCGGGCCGGCCGTCTTCGCGCTGTTGGCGGTGAGTTCCTACCGCACCCGGGGGAGCGGCGGCGGTCGGGGCGTCGGCGGGGTCGGCGGCGGTGCGGCCGGTGGCGGCGCCGGTGGCGGTGGTGCAGGCGGAGGCGGCGGAGGCGGAGGTGGTGCCGGCGGCGGGGGAGGCGGGGGTGGCGGCGGCTGA
- a CDS encoding transcriptional regulator: MAAPRFDELIHASTRLSIMAMAAAGAAIEFRFIRDELGVSDSVLSKHLGALEAAGYLTVRKENLGRGRRRTRVDITEEGDTAFHGHVAALDAIIGGAAGRRADTGGDEPGNAPGDEADRAARAPGAVPREP; the protein is encoded by the coding sequence GTGGCGGCGCCGCGGTTCGACGAGCTCATCCACGCCTCCACGCGGCTGTCGATCATGGCGATGGCCGCTGCGGGCGCGGCGATCGAGTTCCGGTTCATCCGCGACGAGCTGGGCGTCAGCGACTCCGTCCTCTCCAAGCACCTGGGCGCTCTGGAAGCGGCCGGTTATCTGACCGTGCGCAAGGAGAACCTCGGCCGCGGCCGGCGCCGCACCCGGGTGGACATCACCGAGGAGGGCGACACGGCGTTCCACGGCCACGTCGCCGCCCTGGACGCCATCATCGGCGGCGCGGCCGGGCGGCGCGCCGATACGGGCGGGGACGAGCCGGGGAACGCACCCGGTGACGAAGCGGACCGGGCCGCCCGCGCCCCGGGAGCGGTGCCGCGGGAGCCCTGA
- a CDS encoding oxygenase MpaB family protein, producing the protein MSDESAPTAPQRLREPERIAHEHGESRLALLTEGLNTGDPVADAAFADLDAGGAAARRTLAAGLSDGRGSVPDVPAGIAELLRESEEAVAAADPDLLERGDVAGIAVDPFWSRIALALGSLVHTYSAPGIARVLVGTGKLTESAGRRLAETALWRTNAILPGGLLRGAPGYTDTVQVRLLHARVRAATQRRGWDADRWGVPINQVDAVRTWLDFTIVPFRALEKVGIVLGEDEERELHRYWRTVAALLGVDPRFYADVVDHASADRLLALVETANDRPDETASALVHALLDALAGGPLGQVLPLQGDSVRRLLDALTRLIHGDELADALGIGPEDPAPYVPLLAMANSRVRRWERATEESWRQALHEHTEFRRGEFAHLPGTEYRDAVAEEA; encoded by the coding sequence ATGTCCGACGAATCAGCCCCGACCGCCCCGCAGCGCCTCCGCGAGCCGGAGCGGATCGCCCACGAGCACGGCGAATCCCGGCTCGCGCTGCTGACCGAAGGGCTGAACACCGGCGACCCGGTCGCCGACGCCGCCTTCGCCGACCTCGACGCGGGCGGCGCCGCCGCGCGCCGCACCCTCGCGGCCGGCCTGAGCGACGGGCGCGGGTCGGTGCCCGACGTCCCGGCCGGGATCGCCGAGCTGCTGCGCGAGTCCGAAGAAGCGGTCGCCGCCGCCGACCCCGACCTGCTGGAGCGCGGCGACGTCGCCGGCATCGCCGTCGACCCCTTCTGGAGCCGCATCGCCCTCGCGCTGGGGTCGCTGGTGCACACCTACAGCGCCCCCGGCATCGCGCGGGTGCTCGTCGGCACCGGAAAGCTCACCGAGTCCGCCGGCCGCCGGCTCGCCGAAACCGCGCTGTGGCGCACCAACGCCATCCTGCCGGGCGGCCTGCTGCGCGGCGCCCCCGGCTACACCGACACCGTCCAGGTCCGCCTGCTGCACGCGCGCGTGCGCGCCGCCACGCAGCGGCGCGGCTGGGACGCCGACCGCTGGGGTGTGCCCATCAACCAGGTCGACGCCGTCCGCACCTGGCTGGACTTCACCATCGTGCCGTTCCGGGCGCTGGAGAAGGTCGGCATCGTGCTCGGCGAGGACGAGGAGCGCGAACTCCACCGGTACTGGCGCACCGTCGCCGCGCTGCTGGGCGTGGACCCGCGCTTCTACGCCGACGTGGTCGACCACGCGTCGGCGGACCGGCTGCTGGCGCTGGTGGAGACCGCCAACGACCGCCCCGACGAGACCGCGAGCGCACTGGTGCACGCGCTGTTGGATGCGCTGGCCGGCGGCCCGCTGGGCCAGGTCCTGCCGCTGCAGGGCGACTCCGTCCGGCGGCTGCTGGACGCCTTGACCCGGCTGATCCACGGCGACGAGCTCGCCGACGCGCTGGGAATCGGACCTGAGGACCCCGCCCCTTACGTTCCGCTGCTGGCGATGGCCAACTCCCGGGTGCGCCGCTGGGAGCGGGCCACCGAGGAGTCCTGGCGGCAGGCGCTGCACGAGCACACCGAGTTCCGGCGCGGCGAATTCGCCCATCTTCCGGGAACCGAGTACCGCGATGCGGTGGCCGAAGAGGCCTGA
- the gndA gene encoding NADP-dependent phosphogluconate dehydrogenase → MSTPADVGVTGLAVMGRNLARNLARSGNTVAVHNRTPAKTRALVADFGDEGAFVPAESPQELVASLKRPRRLITMVKAGEATDAVIAEVAPLLEEGDIIVDGGNAHFADTRRRERQLRERGIRFVGAGISGGEEGALHGPSIMPGGSAEAYAALAPTLEGIAAEAADGSPCTAHVGTDGAGHFVKMVHNGIEYADMQLIGEAFHLLRDVAGYTPAQIADVFAAWNRGRLDSYLMEISAEVLTHTDAETGAPFVDVVADRAEQKGTGRWTVQTALELGVPVPGIAEAVFARSLSGHGELRAASAGLPGPHAEALDGDAAKRFADQVEQALYASKLASYAQGWHMLTAGAREYGWDLDLGAIAAIWRGGCIIRAAFLDRVRAAYAADPGLTTLLADAGFAQELGRAQGDWRSAVATATHHGVPVPGFAAALSYYDTLRAGRLPAALTQAQRDFFGAHTYRRSDREGVFHTRWGADRGEERAD, encoded by the coding sequence ATGAGCACACCAGCCGACGTCGGCGTCACCGGCCTGGCCGTGATGGGGCGCAACCTCGCCCGTAACCTGGCCCGCAGCGGAAACACCGTCGCCGTCCACAACCGCACTCCCGCCAAGACCCGGGCCCTGGTCGCCGACTTCGGCGACGAGGGCGCCTTCGTGCCCGCCGAGTCGCCGCAGGAACTGGTGGCCTCGCTGAAGCGGCCGCGGCGCCTGATCACCATGGTCAAAGCGGGCGAGGCGACCGACGCCGTCATCGCCGAGGTCGCCCCCCTGCTGGAGGAAGGCGACATCATCGTCGACGGCGGCAACGCCCACTTCGCCGACACCCGCCGCCGCGAGCGCCAACTGCGCGAGCGCGGCATCCGCTTCGTCGGTGCGGGCATCTCCGGCGGCGAGGAAGGGGCGCTGCACGGCCCCAGCATCATGCCCGGCGGCTCGGCCGAGGCCTACGCCGCGCTGGCGCCGACACTGGAGGGGATCGCCGCCGAGGCCGCCGACGGCTCCCCCTGCACCGCCCACGTGGGCACCGACGGCGCCGGCCACTTCGTGAAGATGGTGCACAACGGCATCGAGTACGCCGACATGCAGCTCATCGGCGAGGCCTTCCACCTGCTGCGCGACGTGGCCGGCTACACGCCCGCACAGATCGCCGACGTGTTCGCCGCCTGGAACCGGGGGCGGCTGGACTCCTACCTGATGGAGATCTCCGCGGAGGTGCTGACGCACACCGACGCCGAGACCGGCGCACCGTTCGTGGACGTGGTGGCCGACCGCGCCGAGCAGAAGGGCACCGGCCGCTGGACGGTGCAGACGGCTCTGGAACTGGGCGTACCGGTCCCGGGCATCGCCGAAGCCGTGTTCGCCCGCTCCCTCTCCGGCCACGGCGAGCTGCGCGCCGCCTCGGCGGGCCTGCCCGGCCCGCACGCCGAGGCGCTGGACGGCGACGCCGCGAAACGCTTCGCCGACCAGGTCGAGCAGGCGCTCTACGCCTCCAAGCTGGCCTCCTACGCCCAGGGGTGGCACATGCTGACCGCCGGCGCCCGCGAGTACGGGTGGGACCTCGACCTGGGCGCGATCGCCGCCATCTGGCGGGGCGGCTGCATCATCCGGGCGGCGTTCCTGGACCGCGTCCGCGCCGCCTACGCGGCCGACCCGGGCCTGACCACGCTCCTGGCCGACGCGGGGTTCGCGCAGGAGCTGGGCCGGGCCCAGGGCGACTGGCGGTCCGCGGTGGCCACGGCCACCCACCACGGGGTCCCCGTACCGGGGTTCGCTGCGGCGCTGTCGTACTACGACACCCTGCGCGCGGGACGGCTCCCGGCCGCCCTCACCCAGGCTCAGCGGGACTTCTTCGGAGCCCACACCTACCGCCGCTCCGACCGCGAAGGCGTGTTCCACACCCGCTGGGGCGCCGACCGCGGCGAGGAGCGCGCCGACTGA
- a CDS encoding SAM-dependent methyltransferase — protein MNSPGDDHTRPRPDSAASPGAGLIPDVDTTVAHTGRVWNYWLGGTDNFAADRELGDRIREFLPTVVELARADRAFLGRAVTRLARDAGIRQFLDVGSGLPTADNTHEVAQAAAPESRIVYVDNDPLIHAHARSLLVGSPEGATDYVHADMRDGDAVLHAAARTLDLSRPVALTMLGVVEHIPDSDDPYAVVGRLVEALPSGSYLVLAHDTNVVHGDVSDAAVRQWNESATPAITLRSPELISRFFTGLEILEPGIVSTSRWRPDARPDGAEPPEVDAFCAVGRKP, from the coding sequence ATGAACAGTCCAGGCGACGATCACACCCGCCCACGGCCCGACAGCGCCGCTTCCCCCGGTGCCGGCCTGATACCCGACGTCGACACCACGGTCGCCCACACCGGCCGCGTGTGGAACTACTGGCTCGGCGGCACTGACAATTTCGCCGCCGACCGCGAGCTCGGCGACCGCATCCGCGAGTTCCTGCCGACGGTCGTCGAACTCGCCCGCGCCGACCGCGCTTTCCTCGGCCGCGCCGTCACCCGACTGGCGCGCGACGCCGGCATCCGCCAGTTCCTCGACGTCGGCAGCGGCCTGCCCACCGCCGACAACACCCACGAAGTGGCACAGGCGGCAGCACCCGAATCGCGCATCGTCTACGTCGACAACGACCCGCTGATCCACGCCCACGCCCGCTCCCTGCTGGTGGGCAGCCCCGAGGGCGCCACCGACTACGTCCACGCCGACATGCGCGACGGCGACGCCGTCCTGCACGCCGCCGCCCGCACCCTGGACCTGAGCCGGCCGGTCGCACTCACCATGCTGGGAGTCGTCGAGCACATCCCCGACTCCGACGACCCCTACGCGGTCGTGGGCCGCCTGGTCGAAGCGCTGCCCTCCGGCAGCTACCTGGTGCTGGCCCACGACACCAACGTCGTGCACGGCGACGTCTCCGACGCGGCGGTGCGCCAGTGGAACGAGAGCGCCACCCCCGCGATCACCCTGCGCAGCCCGGAACTGATCTCCCGGTTCTTCACCGGACTGGAGATCCTGGAGCCCGGCATCGTCTCGACCTCGCGCTGGCGCCCCGACGCCCGGCCCGACGGCGCCGAACCACCTGAGGTCGACGCGTTCTGCGCCGTGGGGCGCAAGCCCTGA
- a CDS encoding sugar isomerase domain-containing protein, whose amino-acid sequence MTQEADFGELMREQLAQVQERNTAALAEVADVLMERVVAGGGVVLAAGAGHSFNAVTEAFHRAGGLATVKPLHDSRLQLVNGASSSTAAERTPGLAADVLDRAKPDPGDVLFVFSTSGVNFYPVEMAREAADRRIPVVAVTSRECNAAAPPRAGSTLSEEADHVLDTCVRPGDVAYPPGTPHTGAMSSLANTFLWNLLLAELDARAAASGRDLPLWRSSNMSGGDEANAGLLERYRPRIPELG is encoded by the coding sequence ATGACCCAGGAAGCGGACTTCGGTGAGCTGATGCGCGAACAGCTCGCGCAGGTCCAGGAGCGCAACACCGCAGCGCTGGCCGAGGTCGCCGACGTGCTGATGGAGCGGGTGGTCGCGGGCGGCGGGGTCGTCCTCGCCGCGGGCGCCGGCCACTCGTTCAACGCCGTGACCGAGGCCTTCCACCGCGCCGGCGGGCTGGCCACCGTCAAACCGCTGCACGATTCCCGGCTGCAGCTGGTCAACGGCGCCTCCTCCAGCACCGCCGCCGAGCGCACGCCGGGGCTGGCCGCCGACGTGCTGGACCGAGCCAAGCCCGACCCCGGCGACGTGCTGTTCGTCTTCTCCACGTCGGGTGTCAACTTCTACCCGGTCGAAATGGCGCGCGAGGCCGCCGACCGTCGCATCCCCGTCGTCGCCGTCACTTCCCGCGAGTGCAACGCCGCCGCACCCCCGCGCGCCGGCAGCACCCTCAGCGAGGAAGCCGACCACGTCCTCGACACCTGCGTGCGCCCCGGTGACGTCGCCTACCCGCCCGGCACCCCGCACACCGGTGCGATGTCCAGCCTGGCCAACACCTTCCTGTGGAACCTGCTGCTGGCCGAGTTGGACGCGCGGGCCGCGGCGAGCGGCCGCGATCTGCCGCTGTGGCGCTCCTCCAACATGTCCGGCGGCGACGAGGCCAACGCCGGACTGCTGGAGCGGTACCGGCCGCGGATCCCCGAACTGGGCTGA